A window from Roseburia sp. 499 encodes these proteins:
- a CDS encoding relaxase/mobilization nuclease domain-containing protein codes for MAEGIVVKIWNVSANSSTRSGASQIQSSIAYIENPEKVGVRIGDNTGTQVGNELSYVMNDMKTLDGLYVGCRHISNIKNATEEMMQIKEFYGKLDGRVATHGVISLDESESNPKNAGKLMLLLDELMQKVFPDNQVVYAVHTNTENLHIHFILNTVGLDGKKIHMDKNFMKEILEANLNDLAEKYGFTPNEKWQKKKEPETIPLVQRKILLRGLIDNAIEQTDDFAAFIAYLRADGLTVNVGKNLSLQMEGMSHAMRTGQLGSNYTIEGICSRLASKLDPLVWKSVSEQSHYISEREMLLFTPNKMKNYADMEKDEKTDAVRLLKLGRNPWVEARSDNWQIERMGKELNKIGYVYELVHFYSRGADNTDAAMKAIIEKRKILAEERKEIRANLKAYKPIISIYEEMKKYMLRAYLYDAYGRTEYIDDFQNYMQLSDRLIKIYGKSVEEVADYIADQKAQLLYAKAQDAELNEQYKVIRKYVDEKRFLVDEMGLSFFKAVGHSEAKKDAREYGVFASDIKYITAKDIEDVIVRVVTTPDVIDGKNTVTTTVTVMTNDEKTIKEISSRDMDAKAFNDALFELSSEYGLRDCQTHRKNIRKNVL; via the coding sequence ATGGCAGAAGGAATTGTAGTAAAGATATGGAATGTTAGCGCAAATAGTAGTACGAGGTCTGGTGCATCACAGATTCAAAGTTCGATTGCATATATTGAAAACCCCGAAAAAGTTGGTGTGAGGATAGGGGATAACACTGGAACGCAAGTTGGAAATGAATTGTCATATGTGATGAACGATATGAAAACCTTGGATGGTTTATATGTTGGTTGCAGACACATCTCAAATATAAAAAATGCTACAGAGGAAATGATGCAAATCAAGGAGTTTTATGGAAAGCTTGATGGTCGAGTGGCAACACATGGAGTGATTTCATTAGATGAGAGTGAATCGAATCCAAAGAATGCCGGTAAGTTGATGCTTTTGTTAGACGAACTTATGCAGAAGGTATTTCCTGATAATCAGGTGGTATATGCGGTTCATACGAATACAGAGAATCTGCATATCCATTTTATATTGAATACGGTAGGTCTTGACGGAAAAAAGATTCATATGGATAAGAATTTTATGAAAGAGATTCTTGAGGCAAATCTTAATGACTTGGCGGAAAAATATGGATTCACTCCTAATGAAAAGTGGCAGAAGAAAAAAGAGCCGGAAACAATACCTCTTGTGCAAAGGAAGATTTTGCTTAGGGGGTTGATTGATAATGCTATAGAGCAAACAGATGATTTTGCTGCATTTATTGCATATTTAAGAGCGGATGGATTGACAGTAAATGTGGGTAAGAATCTGTCGCTTCAAATGGAAGGTATGAGTCATGCTATGCGAACAGGTCAGCTTGGAAGCAATTATACCATTGAGGGGATATGCAGTCGTCTTGCTTCAAAGTTAGATCCTCTGGTATGGAAGTCTGTTTCTGAGCAGTCGCATTATATCTCAGAGAGAGAAATGCTTTTATTTACACCAAATAAGATGAAAAATTATGCAGATATGGAGAAGGATGAAAAGACAGATGCAGTGAGATTATTAAAGCTTGGCAGAAATCCGTGGGTCGAAGCAAGGTCAGATAATTGGCAGATAGAAAGGATGGGTAAAGAACTAAATAAAATCGGATATGTATATGAACTAGTACATTTTTATTCCAGGGGAGCTGACAATACGGATGCTGCCATGAAAGCTATTATTGAAAAGCGAAAGATTTTGGCAGAAGAGCGTAAAGAGATACGGGCTAATCTTAAAGCTTATAAGCCTATTATTTCTATTTATGAAGAAATGAAAAAGTATATGCTTCGTGCTTATTTATATGATGCATATGGCAGGACGGAGTACATTGATGATTTTCAGAATTACATGCAGCTGTCCGACAGGCTTATAAAAATATATGGTAAGTCGGTGGAAGAGGTGGCGGATTATATTGCAGACCAGAAAGCGCAGCTTTTATATGCCAAGGCGCAGGATGCTGAACTAAATGAGCAATACAAGGTTATTAGAAAATATGTTGATGAAAAGAGATTTCTTGTTGACGAAATGGGACTCTCTTTCTTTAAGGCAGTTGGTCATAGTGAGGCAAAAAAAGATGCAAGAGAATATGGTGTATTTGCCAGTGATATTAAATATATAACTGCGAAGGATATAGAGGATGTCATTGTCAGAGTAGTGACTACTCCGGACGTTATTGATGGTAAGAATACCGTCACAACGACTGTAACTGTTATGACAAATGATGAGAAAACTATCAAAGAAATATCCTCAAGGGATATGGATGCAAAGGCATTTAATGATGCTTTATTTGAATTATCAAGTGAATATGGTTTAAGAGATTGCCAGACACATAGAAAAAATATCAGAAAAAATGTGCTGTAA
- a CDS encoding ATPase, T2SS/T4P/T4SS family: protein MQRLQYQKKTDGSLIQEPSLYKVSSIFKENELADMFLKLKANVCDLNPALVTKCITGTEQDFIMLMNRAKEFVEFNYPRAGPDVKRKLLDMFQQCVFGYYVLTPLITAKDVSDIKVLGFDHIVVKANGERYVADISFFSEDDYKSWYERIHRIHKLGRAEEFALGHCTDRKGVDAFYLRIDVQHACITSTEKNNIHIRKMPKEKLSWEYLKENGMLDDEMMEYLADRIGAGYGFLISGRGGSGKSTLLNNMVDWIPFNQSILVSQESDELYSNVHPQIQFEHTMTVRKNDVVTDFTLEDELRLGLLQDIDNFIIGEIKGGEALHVFTTAMSTGARFFGTIHSNDARSSVTRLAQCARYVSDYPMETLEEMLTCMPFVLIHMSHFSIDEIVEIDGWDATNKKLKFAQVYRKECK, encoded by the coding sequence ATGCAGAGATTACAGTATCAAAAAAAGACAGATGGTTCCCTGATACAGGAGCCAAGTCTTTATAAGGTAAGTTCTATTTTTAAGGAAAATGAACTTGCAGATATGTTTCTAAAGCTTAAGGCTAATGTGTGTGACCTAAATCCTGCTTTAGTAACGAAATGTATTACCGGTACTGAGCAGGATTTTATTATGCTCATGAACCGTGCAAAGGAATTTGTGGAGTTTAATTATCCAAGAGCGGGACCAGATGTAAAGAGAAAGCTTCTTGATATGTTTCAGCAGTGTGTGTTTGGCTATTATGTTTTAACGCCACTTATCACTGCAAAAGATGTATCGGATATAAAGGTGTTGGGCTTCGACCATATTGTTGTAAAAGCAAATGGCGAGAGGTATGTGGCTGATATTAGCTTTTTTAGCGAGGACGATTATAAATCCTGGTATGAGAGAATCCATAGAATTCACAAGCTTGGTCGAGCAGAGGAATTTGCTTTAGGACATTGTACGGATAGAAAAGGTGTAGATGCTTTTTATTTAAGAATTGATGTCCAACATGCTTGTATCACATCTACAGAAAAGAACAATATTCATATTCGAAAGATGCCAAAGGAGAAACTTTCTTGGGAGTATCTTAAGGAAAACGGGATGCTTGATGATGAGATGATGGAATATCTTGCTGATAGAATTGGTGCAGGTTACGGTTTCCTAATTTCTGGTCGAGGTGGATCCGGCAAATCTACCCTTCTTAATAATATGGTTGACTGGATTCCCTTCAATCAATCCATTCTTGTTTCTCAGGAATCGGATGAGTTATACAGCAACGTGCATCCACAGATTCAGTTTGAGCACACCATGACAGTTAGAAAAAATGATGTAGTAACGGATTTTACACTGGAAGATGAACTTAGGCTTGGGCTTTTGCAGGATATTGACAATTTTATCATAGGTGAGATTAAGGGCGGTGAGGCACTTCATGTATTTACGACTGCTATGAGTACCGGTGCAAGGTTTTTTGGAACAATTCATTCCAATGATGCAAGAAGTTCTGTGACAAGACTTGCGCAGTGTGCCAGATATGTTTCGGATTATCCTATGGAAACACTGGAGGAAATGCTTACCTGTATGCCTTTTGTGCTGATTCATATGAGTCATTTTTCTATTGATGAAATTGTTGAGATTGATGGATGGGATGCAACTAATAAGAAGCTTAAGTTTGCACAGGTATATAGGAAGGAGTGCAAGTAA
- a CDS encoding InlB B-repeat-containing protein — MSKFKKLMAGVMFVMALLLSSTTVAYADDIGAGGTGEGDGSGSGGSNVYTFSYLYDAGSDSIQLKVDTKYPIKSFGNTTSHTFTSPSDNITLYTQNPRLGSSLDGAISSMISQGGYNFTVAEVKEKLNALGYYDKGNGVWKYDGGYLTYISATKIRPKPKNHTVAYDANGGTGSPGNQTKTENVTLTLSSKKPTRTGYSFQYWTASIGGTYYPGGSYTHDQDGGTVTMKANWKDDIAPSCSSFTAVPNYWSAGNGTVSFTVRDQGTGLASVKLQRYSDVSKSWIDIETWTYSGTKDSQSGSYEETSEGVFYYNLNP, encoded by the coding sequence ATGTCAAAGTTTAAGAAGTTAATGGCAGGGGTAATGTTTGTAATGGCATTGCTCCTGTCTTCAACTACAGTAGCCTATGCTGATGATATTGGAGCAGGCGGAACTGGAGAAGGAGATGGATCTGGATCTGGAGGTAGTAATGTGTATACCTTCTCATATCTGTATGATGCTGGTAGTGATTCTATTCAGCTTAAGGTAGATACCAAATATCCAATAAAGTCTTTTGGAAATACGACATCACACACCTTTACAAGTCCGTCTGATAACATCACTTTGTATACTCAGAATCCTAGGCTTGGTAGCTCACTTGATGGAGCTATTTCATCCATGATTTCTCAGGGAGGATACAACTTTACTGTTGCAGAAGTAAAGGAAAAACTGAATGCTCTTGGATATTATGATAAGGGTAATGGCGTATGGAAATATGATGGAGGTTATCTGACATATATTTCAGCAACCAAAATTAGACCAAAGCCAAAGAATCACACGGTAGCCTATGATGCTAATGGTGGTACAGGATCACCAGGTAATCAGACTAAGACAGAGAATGTAACTTTGACACTTTCCTCTAAGAAGCCAACAAGAACTGGATATAGTTTTCAGTATTGGACAGCAAGTATCGGTGGAACCTATTATCCTGGCGGTAGCTATACCCATGATCAGGATGGTGGAACCGTAACCATGAAGGCAAATTGGAAGGATGATATTGCTCCAAGCTGCAGCTCCTTTACCGCAGTTCCAAATTATTGGAGCGCAGGTAATGGGACAGTTTCATTTACAGTAAGAGATCAAGGAACAGGCCTTGCATCCGTTAAGCTTCAGAGATATTCCGATGTAAGTAAGTCTTGGATAGATATTGAAACTTGGACTTATAGTGGTACAAAGGATTCTCAAAGTGGAAGTTATGAGGAAACCTCAGAAGGAGTTTTTTATTATAACCTGAATCCGTGA
- a CDS encoding IS1380 family transposase translates to MRWIFMKKLVIEFSNERLITPSGLSLVGQMLGKSSFIKKCNNMKVDGKRSQSQIKNGDILLSYIGLLCQGKTSYDAINEMSDDPEYYKLALGITRAIPSAETLRQRMDDIGSSLREEILNANVAMFHTFHVQPSALESGLVPLDLDVTPMDNSKTHKEGVAHTYKGFDGYAPMMAYIGTEGFLANTELREGSQHCQCNTPAFLKQTLRLGHQLTDKQLLVRMDAGNDAAENLGILIEDGSWFIVKRNLRRGESKEDWIAKVKECCKDIRNPRDGKTVYIGSSWKDVAYTDSEGESKTITMRIVYEVIERTTDKNGQFLLVPDIECNTIWTNLGWSDDDIINGYHAHGECEQFHSEIKTDMDVERLPSGKFDTNELVLELTVLAYNILRLIGQESLKSRRAPKTKHPVKRRRIRTVIGNLIQIAGHVTTHGRRIVLAIGCSNVWRHAFMDVYKRFALA, encoded by the coding sequence ATGAGGTGGATATTTATGAAAAAACTCGTAATCGAATTTTCCAATGAAAGACTAATTACTCCCAGCGGATTATCTCTTGTGGGACAGATGCTTGGCAAAAGCAGCTTCATTAAAAAGTGCAATAACATGAAGGTTGATGGCAAACGTTCCCAGAGCCAAATCAAAAACGGAGATATTCTTCTTTCTTATATCGGACTTCTTTGTCAGGGCAAGACTTCTTATGATGCTATCAATGAGATGTCTGATGATCCTGAGTATTACAAGCTTGCTCTTGGTATCACAAGGGCGATTCCATCTGCTGAGACCTTACGTCAGCGTATGGATGATATAGGGTCTTCATTGAGGGAAGAAATCCTAAATGCAAATGTTGCCATGTTTCATACCTTCCATGTTCAGCCTTCCGCATTAGAATCCGGGTTAGTTCCTTTGGATCTTGACGTCACTCCTATGGATAATTCAAAAACACATAAGGAAGGAGTTGCACACACATACAAAGGATTTGATGGTTATGCACCAATGATGGCATACATTGGCACAGAAGGCTTTCTTGCAAATACGGAGCTACGGGAAGGAAGTCAGCATTGCCAGTGCAATACACCCGCATTTTTAAAGCAGACACTTCGGCTTGGACATCAACTGACAGACAAGCAACTGTTGGTTCGTATGGACGCAGGGAATGATGCTGCTGAAAACTTAGGCATTCTAATCGAAGACGGTTCCTGGTTTATTGTAAAAAGAAATCTTCGAAGAGGTGAATCCAAAGAAGATTGGATTGCCAAAGTAAAGGAATGCTGTAAGGACATCCGTAATCCTCGTGATGGAAAAACTGTTTACATAGGTTCTTCGTGGAAAGATGTAGCGTATACAGATTCCGAAGGAGAATCAAAAACCATTACCATGCGCATTGTATATGAGGTGATTGAACGAACAACCGATAAAAACGGACAGTTCCTTCTGGTTCCGGATATCGAGTGCAATACGATATGGACCAATCTCGGCTGGAGCGATGATGATATCATAAATGGCTATCATGCTCACGGCGAATGCGAACAGTTTCACAGTGAAATCAAGACGGATATGGATGTTGAAAGACTTCCATCCGGCAAATTTGATACAAATGAGCTGGTCCTTGAATTAACTGTGCTTGCGTATAATATTTTGCGATTAATAGGTCAGGAGTCGTTAAAAAGCAGGCGAGCTCCTAAAACAAAACACCCTGTTAAAAGAAGACGTATCAGAACCGTGATAGGGAATCTGATTCAAATCGCCGGACATGTAACAACTCATGGACGACGGATTGTCTTGGCAATTGGTTGCAGTAATGTATGGCGTCATGCATTTATGGATGTTTATAAGCGTTTTGCTCTGGCCTAA
- a CDS encoding VirB4-like conjugal transfer ATPase, CD1110 family, whose protein sequence is MPKSKYEQTKVPDEPLIKEMSSVQDIFSILSIDDSGIFELPARRFSKLYVLSDINFAGVTDEEQKAIIINFSKVLKTIPCRFSYSVANEHVDEKKFHEKILYSMKHDKYDGLRKSYNKIIKDKVSDAKQGLYQTIYLTLTIMAEDMADAKGTFSSIESAVRSAFVGIGVNGIQGSVMRTVGINERMQLLFNLTHIGIETEYEFDFDRELAAKHDWVNILSPASVRFENEHFVMNGQVGKVFYIHEYPKSLESDIISALSKMNCTSYVTVNNELLDISGFKQEIARKYMGVGMKIENEKQRNRNNNDYLADASQKLLNEKEKLDQFSKELDTNDDHYFNSTMMVLIIADDMEELARIEEKLMNAASLKSLKLKSCFGKQREGLNSVLPLGIQEFKRVVNLSSSCLAMLMPYKTQELNDIGGIYYGVNQLSQNVIFADKKKLKNHNGLILGQSGSGKSVFAKSEIICTYTNYENDQILIVAPQLEYNGLADETDGTVISFDSTKEAYVNPMDVDFEGVDYGRLREIISDKADFILSLLSSCLKRDMLPEEQGIVDSVIEKVYSENYAMRKRLNGISEEESEYSVPGYMRSDSVVITAETNMSNEEQVRAYSPTLQDVYQGLLDEGSNLAVHLAAAMEIFVNGSLNLFNHRTNVDLSNRFIVFDLSGLKDNLRITAMLIMMETVRNKIKENAKEGRWTHLYIDEFHELLAVEQVASFVLKLWKEIRKMSGILNGITQNMSDLLNNDNGGKLQAILSNTEYFALLSQSTLDKNKLMQFLPSISPAMFNFVDNAASGTGLLKMGAVTVPFDMRMDKNSEIYRIVNTDGGGSYGV, encoded by the coding sequence ATGCCAAAGTCGAAGTATGAGCAGACAAAGGTTCCGGATGAACCGCTTATAAAGGAAATGTCATCGGTACAGGATATTTTTTCAATTCTTAGCATCGATGACAGCGGTATATTTGAACTTCCGGCGAGAAGGTTTTCAAAGCTTTATGTACTCAGCGATATTAACTTTGCGGGAGTTACGGATGAAGAGCAGAAAGCTATTATCATAAACTTCTCAAAGGTGCTTAAGACAATTCCGTGTAGATTTTCATATTCTGTAGCCAATGAACATGTAGACGAGAAAAAGTTTCATGAAAAGATTTTGTATAGCATGAAACACGATAAGTATGACGGTTTAAGAAAAAGTTATAACAAGATTATTAAGGATAAGGTAAGCGATGCAAAGCAAGGGCTGTATCAGACGATTTATTTGACACTTACTATCATGGCAGAGGATATGGCTGATGCAAAAGGAACATTTAGTTCCATTGAGAGTGCGGTTAGAAGTGCTTTTGTTGGTATTGGTGTAAATGGTATCCAGGGCTCAGTCATGAGAACAGTAGGTATCAATGAGAGGATGCAGCTTTTATTTAATCTTACCCATATTGGAATTGAGACAGAATATGAATTTGATTTTGACAGAGAATTAGCCGCTAAGCATGATTGGGTTAATATCTTGTCTCCAGCAAGTGTACGTTTTGAAAATGAGCATTTTGTAATGAATGGACAGGTCGGCAAGGTGTTTTATATTCATGAATATCCAAAGAGCTTAGAGAGTGACATTATATCGGCACTTAGTAAGATGAACTGCACAAGCTATGTAACCGTTAATAATGAGCTTCTTGATATTTCGGGCTTTAAGCAAGAGATAGCAAGAAAGTATATGGGTGTTGGTATGAAAATTGAAAACGAGAAGCAGAGAAATCGTAATAATAACGACTATCTTGCGGATGCTAGCCAGAAGCTCTTAAACGAGAAGGAAAAGTTGGATCAGTTTTCAAAGGAACTTGATACCAATGATGACCATTATTTTAACTCTACAATGATGGTACTTATTATTGCAGACGATATGGAAGAACTTGCAAGAATTGAAGAAAAGCTTATGAATGCAGCCTCACTTAAGTCATTAAAGCTTAAAAGCTGTTTTGGAAAGCAAAGAGAAGGACTTAATTCTGTTTTGCCACTTGGCATTCAGGAATTTAAAAGGGTAGTGAATCTTTCTTCAAGTTGTCTTGCAATGTTAATGCCATATAAGACGCAGGAACTTAATGATATTGGTGGCATTTATTATGGTGTGAATCAATTGTCTCAAAATGTGATATTTGCGGATAAAAAGAAGCTTAAGAATCATAACGGTCTTATCTTAGGACAGTCAGGTTCTGGTAAGTCAGTATTTGCAAAATCGGAGATTATCTGCACGTATACCAATTACGAGAATGATCAGATTCTTATCGTGGCTCCACAGCTTGAATATAATGGGTTAGCTGACGAAACGGATGGTACAGTTATTTCCTTTGATAGCACCAAGGAGGCTTATGTGAATCCTATGGATGTGGATTTTGAAGGAGTTGATTATGGGCGACTTAGAGAGATTATCTCTGATAAAGCGGATTTTATTTTGTCGTTATTATCGAGCTGCTTAAAAAGGGATATGCTTCCGGAAGAGCAGGGAATCGTAGATAGCGTTATTGAAAAGGTTTATTCAGAAAATTATGCCATGAGAAAAAGACTCAATGGTATATCTGAGGAAGAATCAGAATATAGCGTGCCAGGATATATGCGAAGCGATTCTGTTGTAATTACTGCAGAAACAAATATGAGCAATGAGGAACAGGTTAGAGCTTATTCGCCCACCTTACAGGATGTGTATCAGGGGCTTTTGGATGAGGGAAGCAATCTGGCAGTTCATTTAGCAGCGGCTATGGAAATCTTTGTAAATGGTTCACTTAATCTGTTTAATCACAGAACAAATGTGGATCTAAGCAATAGATTTATCGTATTTGATTTATCTGGTCTTAAGGATAATCTTCGTATCACTGCGATGCTTATTATGATGGAGACTGTAAGAAATAAAATCAAGGAAAATGCGAAAGAAGGACGTTGGACACACCTTTATATTGACGAATTTCATGAGCTTTTAGCGGTGGAACAAGTGGCTTCCTTTGTACTTAAGCTGTGGAAGGAAATCAGAAAAATGTCCGGTATCTTAAATGGTATTACTCAGAATATGTCAGATTTACTGAACAATGATAATGGCGGTAAGCTTCAGGCGATTCTTTCTAACACGGAGTACTTTGCGCTTCTTAGCCAG